A window of Xyrauchen texanus isolate HMW12.3.18 chromosome 10, RBS_HiC_50CHRs, whole genome shotgun sequence contains these coding sequences:
- the LOC127651046 gene encoding 3-oxo-5-alpha-steroid 4-dehydrogenase 1-like, with translation MDAILNALFSSEEEELYVLDCLSYLMMSMASVTFLTLLFVNVPYGRYASSKYGFPVNVKFAWFVQELPAFLVPLSLVLWSSCAKITHLPNQLLLLMFFCHYMQRSLIYPFLIRGGKSTPFISFALAFVFCIYNGYLQARYLSHYAEYSSDWVTHPCFITGSCMWFLGWTINIHSDHILRNLRKPGETGYKIPRGGMFEYVSGANFLGEIVEWAGFALAGHSVHSAAFAVFTVVVLSSRAVAHHKWYLAKFEDYPKSRKVLIPFVF, from the exons ATGGACGCTATTCTCAACGCATTATTTTCTTCCGAGGAGGAAGAACTGTACGTTTTGGATTGTTTATCATACTTAATGATGTCCATGGCTTCCGTAACTTTCCTGACTTTACTCTTTGTGAACGTGCCCTATGGCAGATATGCGTCCAGCAAGTATGGGTTTCCTGTTAATGTCAAATTCGCCTGGTTTGTTCAGGAACTGCCCGCTTTTCTTGTTCCTTTGAGTTTGGTGCTGTGGAGTTCCTGTGCAAAGATAACGCACCTGCCCAACCAACTCCTTCTGCTCATGTTCTTTTGCCATTACATGCAAAG GTCCCTCATTTACCCATTTTTAATTCGAGGAGGGAAATCAACACCATTCATCTCGTTTGCCCTGGCCTTTGTCTTCTGCATCTACAATGGCTACCTGCAGGCAAGATACCTGAGCCACTATGCAGAATACTCGTCTGATTGGGTTACACATCCCTGTTTCATAACAG GGTCTTGTATGTGGTTCCTGGGATGGACCATTAACATTCACTCTGACCATATACTCAGGAACCTCCGTAAGCCTGGAGAGACCGGCTATAAAATACCTAGAg GAGGCATGTTTGAATATGTATCAGGAGCAAACTTCTTGGGTGAGATTGTAGAATGGGCTGGATTTGCTCTGGCTGGTCACTCAGTGCACAGTGCAGCTTTTGCCGTCTTCACAGTTGTTGTGCTGTCCAGTAGAGCAGTTGCTCACCACAA GTGGTATCTGGCGAAATTTGAAGACTATCCAAAATCAAGGAAAGTTTTAATTCCATTTGTGTTCTGA